Proteins from a genomic interval of Lycium ferocissimum isolate CSIRO_LF1 chromosome 2, AGI_CSIRO_Lferr_CH_V1, whole genome shotgun sequence:
- the LOC132042887 gene encoding two-pore potassium channel 3-like — protein MEKEPLLPCYLSPRASPRPNPPTPISLCPLLENNEISVPPLNVPLTPSELKERIIFGPPEAKDLPTSSSSVNLETDNNSNNNTQNSWLFDPNYPAWTKSNLHRSKTAPAMAVINDFEHSTVSKPPQFGKNSVVGQGVVLLILYLTLGVVIYSFFKDHFKATETHPVVDALYFCIVTMCTIGYGDITPDSTVTKMFSILFVLVGFGFIDILLSGMVSYVLDLQENYLLRSIKSGNSHDARSYIIDVKKGRMRIRMKVALALGVVVLCIGIGVTVMHFVEKLGWIDAFYLSVMSVTTVGYGDRAFQSMTGRIFASIWLLVSTLAVARAFLYLAEARVDKRHRRMAKWVLDQDMTVAQFLAADIDNNGFVSKSEYAIYKLKEMGKITEKDVMQICKQFERLDSGNCGRITLGDLMEHNH, from the exons ATGGAAAAAGAACCACTCCTCCCCTGTTATCTCAGCCCTAGAGCATCACCCCGCCCTAACCCCCCCACCCCTATCTCCCTATGCCCTTTACTTGAAAACAATGAAATTTCAGTCCCACCTTTAAATGTCCCTCTTACCCCTTCTGAACTTAAAGAACGTATTATTTTTGGTCCCCCTGAAGCTAAAGACCTTCCCACTTCTTCATCTTCAGTCAATCTTGAAACtgataataatagtaataataatactcAGAATTCTTGGTTGTTTGACCCAAATTACCCTGCTTGGACTAAGAGTAATCTTCATAGGTCTAAAACTGCACCTGCTATGGCTGTTATTAATGATTTTGAACATTCTACTGTTTCTAAGCCACCCCAGTTTGGTAAGAACTCAGTTGTTGGACAAGGGGTTGTGCTTTTGATACTTTATTTGACACTTGGGGTGGTTATTTATTCTTTCTTTAAGGATCATTTTAAGGCTACTGAGACACATCCAGTTGTTGATGCTTTGTATTTTTGTATTGTTACTATGTGTACTATTGGTTATGGTGATATAACTCCTGATAGTACTGTTACTAAGATGTTTTCTATACTGTTTGTGCTTGTGGGGTTTGGTTTTATTGATATTTTGCTTAGTGGGATGGTTAGTTATGTGCTTGATTTGCAAGAGAATTACTTGTTGAGGAGTATTAAAAGTGGGAATTCACATGATGCTAGGTCTTATATTATCGATGTGAAGAAAGGGAGAATGAGGATAAGAATGAAGGTGGCATTGGCATTAGGTGTTGTGGTTCTTTGTATTGGGATTGGGGTTACTGTTATGCATTTTGTTGAGAAGCTTGGCTGGATAGATGCATTTTATTTGTCAGTTATGTCGGTTACCACTGTCGGGTATGGTGATAGGGCGTTCCAATCAATGACTGGTCGTATCTTTGCATCGATTTGGTTGCTCGTGTCTACACTTGCAGTTGCGCGAGCATTTCTTTACTTAGCTGAGGCCAGAGTAGATAAACGTCACCGGAGAATGGCAAAATGGGTGCTTGATCAGGATATGACTGTTGCTCAATTTCTTGCTGCTGATATCGATAATAATGGATTCGTGAG TAAATCAGAATATGCGATTTACAAACTGAAAGAAATGGGGAAGATCACAGAGAAAGATGTAATGCAGATTTGCAAACAGTTTGAACGGCTGGACAGTGGCAACTGTGGAAGGATTACCCTCGGTGATCTGATGGAACACAACCATTAA